A genomic stretch from Ureibacillus composti includes:
- the sucC gene encoding ADP-forming succinate--CoA ligase subunit beta: MNIHEYQGKEILRKYGVAVPNGSVAFSPEEAVKVAKELGSSVTVVKAQIHAGGRGKAGGVKIAKNLEEVRAYAKELLGKILVTHQTGPEGKEVKRLYIEEGSDIRKEYYLSLVLDRATSRVTLMGSEEGGMDIEEVAEATPEKIFKEVVDPVTGLTPFQARRMAFNMNIPPKLVNKAAKLMLGLYQAFVDKDASIVEINPLVVTGNDEVVALDAKFNFDSNALYRHKDIVELRDYDEEDPKEIEASKYDLSYIPLDGNIGCMVNGAGLAMATMDTISYYGGQPANFLDVGGGATAEKVTEAFKIILSDPNVKGIFVNIFGGIMKCDVIAEGVITAAKEVGLQVPLVVRLEGTNVDLGKELLNASGLNIVAADSMADGAQKIVKLV; this comes from the coding sequence ATGAATATCCACGAGTATCAGGGGAAAGAAATACTTAGAAAATACGGGGTTGCAGTACCGAATGGTAGCGTTGCTTTTTCACCGGAAGAAGCAGTAAAAGTTGCAAAAGAGTTAGGTTCTAGCGTTACTGTTGTAAAAGCACAAATCCACGCAGGTGGCCGCGGTAAAGCGGGCGGTGTGAAAATTGCAAAAAACTTAGAAGAAGTTCGTGCTTATGCAAAAGAATTACTAGGGAAAATACTAGTAACTCACCAAACTGGTCCAGAAGGTAAAGAAGTAAAACGTCTTTATATTGAAGAAGGATCTGATATTAGAAAAGAATATTATTTAAGTCTTGTTTTAGATAGAGCTACATCTAGAGTGACTCTAATGGGTTCTGAAGAAGGCGGAATGGATATCGAAGAAGTAGCTGAAGCAACTCCTGAAAAGATCTTTAAAGAAGTTGTAGATCCAGTTACAGGGTTAACACCATTCCAAGCACGTCGAATGGCGTTTAACATGAATATCCCACCTAAGTTAGTAAATAAAGCAGCAAAATTAATGCTTGGCTTATATCAGGCATTTGTCGATAAAGATGCGTCAATTGTTGAAATTAATCCTCTAGTTGTGACAGGTAATGATGAAGTAGTGGCACTTGATGCGAAATTTAACTTTGATTCAAATGCATTATATCGTCACAAAGATATTGTAGAATTACGAGATTACGATGAAGAAGATCCAAAAGAAATTGAAGCATCAAAATATGATTTAAGCTATATTCCTTTAGATGGCAACATTGGCTGTATGGTAAATGGTGCAGGTCTTGCTATGGCTACTATGGATACAATTAGTTATTACGGCGGACAACCCGCGAACTTCCTTGACGTTGGGGGCGGTGCTACAGCCGAAAAAGTAACAGAAGCATTCAAAATCATCTTATCTGACCCGAATGTAAAAGGAATCTTTGTTAACATCTTTGGAGGCATCATGAAATGTGATGTTATTGCAGAAGGGGTTATTACAGCTGCAAAAGAAGTTGGATTACAAGTGCCTTTAGTTGTTCGATTAGAAGGAACAAACGTTGATCTTGGGAAAGAATTATTAAACGCTTCTGGCTTAAACATTGTAGCCGCAGACTCAATGGCTGATGGCGCGCAAAAAATTGTAAAACTAGTATAA
- a CDS encoding EscU/YscU/HrcU family type III secretion system export apparatus switch protein, translating into MSGKKFVRNEAIALSYNPETTSGPVVVAKGKGKIANNILEQATLHGVPIYEDPNLVQLLGQLDLNESIPEELYQAVAEVFAFIYRLDQQHQSFQKKSKL; encoded by the coding sequence ATGAGTGGAAAAAAATTCGTCCGTAACGAGGCAATTGCATTGTCCTATAATCCTGAAACAACTAGCGGTCCTGTCGTTGTTGCAAAGGGAAAAGGAAAGATTGCAAATAACATATTGGAGCAAGCAACATTGCATGGTGTACCCATTTATGAAGATCCAAATCTAGTTCAACTATTAGGACAACTGGATTTAAATGAGTCGATTCCTGAAGAATTATATCAAGCGGTGGCAGAGGTTTTTGCGTTTATTTACAGATTAGATCAGCAACATCAGTCATTTCAAAAGAAATCAAAACTATAA
- the dprA gene encoding DNA-processing protein DprA, whose product MNQPIFRLEQLLSLHYIYPLTLNKFQKLLLGIGSLDKLPQMTSTELANILQITTNTAKAILEKYSMILKNDLIFAYNSQKIHVVPYNHPVYPKKLLELVDPPTILYGRGDISLLQSPNKIAIIGSRKATNYSKQALDCIVPPLIEQNFVIVSGLAKGADSFAHHAALQFGGKTIGVLGHGLFHLYPRENSELAAKMAIDHLLITEYPPYVGVQKWHFPMRNRIISGISNALVVTESSLKSGTLITTDHALEHGKDVFVVPGPIHSEQSKGTNKLLKDGAIPVWNGYQILEEIKLF is encoded by the coding sequence ATGAATCAGCCTATATTTCGATTAGAACAATTGCTTTCCCTCCATTATATTTATCCCCTAACCTTAAATAAATTTCAAAAATTACTTCTTGGTATTGGTTCTCTCGACAAACTTCCACAAATGACTTCAACAGAATTAGCTAACATTCTACAAATTACAACAAATACTGCGAAAGCCATTTTAGAAAAATACTCTATGATTTTAAAGAATGATTTAATCTTTGCATATAATTCCCAAAAGATACATGTGGTACCATATAATCATCCAGTGTATCCTAAAAAATTGTTAGAATTAGTTGATCCACCTACCATTTTATATGGAAGAGGAGACATTTCTTTATTACAAAGTCCTAATAAAATTGCCATAATTGGTTCAAGAAAAGCCACGAATTATTCCAAACAAGCCCTAGATTGCATTGTCCCTCCACTCATTGAGCAAAATTTTGTCATTGTCAGTGGACTAGCAAAAGGGGCGGATAGTTTCGCCCATCATGCAGCCCTTCAATTTGGTGGAAAAACAATTGGGGTATTAGGACATGGTTTATTTCACCTCTACCCAAGGGAAAATAGTGAACTAGCTGCTAAAATGGCGATTGATCATTTACTAATTACAGAATATCCTCCATATGTTGGGGTTCAAAAATGGCATTTTCCAATGAGAAATCGTATTATTAGCGGTATTAGCAATGCGCTTGTTGTGACCGAGTCTTCTTTAAAAAGTGGTACACTAATTACAACAGACCATGCATTGGAACATGGGAAAGATGTATTTGTTGTTCCTGGACCAATACATTCAGAACAATCAAAAGGGACAAATAAATTGTTAAAAGACGGGGCAATTCCAGTATGGAACGGGTATCAAATCTTAGAGGAAATCAAATTGTTTTAA
- the sucD gene encoding succinate--CoA ligase subunit alpha, which yields MSVYINKDTKVIVQGITGETALFHTKQMLEYGTKIVAGVTPGKAGQEAEGVPVFNTVKDAVDATGANVSVIYVPAPFAADAIMEAVDAELDLTICITEHIPVLDMVKVKRYMEGKKTRLVGPNCPGVITADECKIGIMPGYIHTKGHVGVVSRSGTLTYEAVHQLSQAGIGQTTAVGIGGDPVNGTNFIDVLSEFNNDPETYAVVMIGEIGGTAEEEAAEWIKANMTKPVVGFIGGQTAPPGKRMGHAGAIISGGKGTAAEKIKAMNAADIQVAETPSVIGETLIKVLKEKGLYEKCKTH from the coding sequence ATGAGTGTTTATATTAATAAAGATACAAAAGTAATCGTTCAAGGGATCACAGGGGAAACAGCCCTTTTCCATACAAAGCAAATGTTAGAGTACGGTACGAAAATTGTTGCAGGGGTTACGCCTGGTAAAGCTGGTCAAGAAGCAGAAGGTGTTCCTGTATTTAATACGGTAAAAGACGCTGTTGACGCTACAGGTGCAAACGTTTCTGTTATTTATGTTCCGGCACCATTCGCAGCAGATGCAATAATGGAAGCAGTAGATGCGGAGTTAGATTTAACAATTTGTATTACTGAACATATTCCTGTCTTAGATATGGTGAAAGTTAAGCGCTATATGGAAGGGAAAAAGACTCGCTTAGTGGGTCCAAACTGTCCAGGTGTAATTACAGCGGATGAATGTAAGATTGGTATTATGCCAGGTTACATTCATACAAAAGGTCATGTAGGTGTCGTTTCTCGTTCTGGTACGCTTACATATGAAGCTGTACACCAACTTTCACAAGCAGGAATCGGCCAAACAACAGCTGTTGGGATTGGTGGAGACCCTGTGAATGGGACAAACTTTATTGATGTTTTAAGTGAGTTTAATAATGATCCAGAAACATATGCAGTTGTGATGATTGGTGAAATTGGTGGAACTGCAGAAGAAGAAGCTGCAGAGTGGATTAAAGCTAATATGACAAAACCTGTCGTAGGCTTTATCGGTGGTCAAACAGCCCCTCCAGGAAAGCGTATGGGACATGCAGGTGCGATTATCTCTGGTGGTAAAGGGACAGCTGCAGAAAAAATTAAAGCGATGAATGCAGCGGATATTCAAGTTGCTGAAACACCATCTGTAATCGGTGAAACATTAATTAAAGTTTTAAAAGAAAAAGGTCTATACGAAAAATGTAAGACACATTAA